The DNA segment GCGAGGCTAACCTCCACTTCGCACTCGATGATGACGCCTATGAAGAGGCACCGCCCGTGGTTCCAAGTGTAAAGGGCCTGCCAGTCCCCACCGGCGTCATGGGAGCGCACTACATCTCTCCCCGCATGCGCGCCCGCATGGATGACATGGGCCTGCGTGAGGCGGACATCTCCGCCGTTGCCGGTACCGGAAATGGCGGCCGGGTGACCGTGGAGGACCTTGAGCGGTTCCTGGACTATCTGGAAGACTGGCCGAGCAGCACCGCCTCCCCCATGCGTCTTGCCGTGGCGGATGCCATGCGGCGTAGCTGGACCCGCCCTCTTGCCACGGTCGGCCTGCCCGTCCTGCTGGACCGCGTGCTGGACCACCGCCGGGCACAGAACCCGAAGCCCGGCCTCACCCTTTACCTCCTCCGTGCCTTTGCCCTCGCATTGACCGAGCAGCCGGCGACCGCAGGCTACCTGATCGGAGAAAAGATCGTTCATCCGCGTTCCTTCGACATCGGTGTGGCCGTCCAGGTTGATGACGGGGTGGTGGTTCCGACCGTCCGCAAAGTGGACCAACTCCGCCTATCCGACCTCATCGCCACCTATGATGATCTGGTGGACCGCGCCCGCCGCCGCCGTCTCACGGAGGCGGATACCCGTGGTGGCATCGCAACGGTGACGAATTTCGGCACCTTCGGCCTCACGTCCGGGACCCCCATTCCGCTGCCGAATGAAACGCTCATCCTCGGCATCGGTGCCGGGGTGAAGAAGCCCGTATGGAGCAACCAGGTGGAGGCATTCCTCCCGGCCACGCAGGCGGATCTTTTCCTGACCTTCGACCACCGGGTGGTCGACGGTGGGGGTGCGGGATTCCTGCTCAACCGCGTGGCGGAACTCCTCCAGCATCCGGAAGCCCTCTGACCCTCCAGAAGCCGTGGACCAGCCGGACAAAATCGGAAAGATCGACATCCCCAAAAAGGCCATCTACCGCCTTTCGATCTACAACCGTTGTCTCCAGAAGCTGCGGGCCAATGGTGTGGAAACGGTATCATCGACCACCCTTGCCCGTGCCGCCGGGGTCAAGCCCGCCCAGTTGAGGAAGGATCTGGCCTATTTCGGCCAGTTCGGCACCCGTGGACTGGGCTATCCGGTGGAGATCCTCTCCACCATCATCCGTGAAACCCTGGGCCGGGAGCATCTTCAGCCCGTGATCCTTGTCGGCGCGGGTAATCTGGGTTCCGCATTGCTGCGTTACCAAGGATTCGGAAGGGAAGGATTCGAAGTCATCGCCGCGTTCGACACCCACCCTGACAGTGCCGTGGCCCGTGGCGTCGGAATTCCGGTGCATCCTCCCACGGAGCTGGAGGATTTCATCCAGAAGCACGGTGTGAAGCTCTCCATCCTCTGCGTTCCCGTGGAGTCCGCCCAATCCGTGGCCAACCGTCTGGTGGCCGCCGGAATCCAGGGAATCCTCAATTTCTCGCCCATCGTCCTTGAAGTGGCACCGGATGTGACCGTCAATAACGTCGATCTGGCCTTGGAACTGGAGCACCTCGGCTACTTCATCCGGTAAAATGAGCGGTTTTTCTGAAAATGCCCCTAAACTTTCCGCCCTCCCGGACGTTGATCCAGTAGACGGGGCGCAAACCGCCGCTCCGGATCCACCGATGACCGAAACGCGGGAACAGTTTGTCGAGAAGGCACTCGCCGAATTCGAATCCCCGTTGATCGGCTATGCGGTGACCATCCTGCACGACCTCGACCGGGCCCGGGACGTGGTCCAGGACACCTTCATCCGCCTGTGCCAGCAAGAACCCAACAAGATCCGTGAAAGCCTCAAGACCTGGCTGTTCACCGTATGCCGCAACCGTGCCTTCGACATCCTCCGGAAAGAAAAGCGGGTCCAGCCGCTTGACGAAGTCCAGTGGAAGCGTGTCGCGGGCCCCGAACTCGCGCCCGATGAACAGGCTGCCCACGACGAGCGCATCTCCCAGGTCATGAAATCCCTCGACCGGCTTTCCGCCAACCAACGCGAAGTCATCCTCCTCAAGTTCCAACAAGGTCTCAGCTATCAGGAGATCGTCGAAGTCACCGGCCTCACTTCCGGCAACATCGGCTTTCTCATCCATACCGGCCTGAAACGCCTCCGTGAATCCCTCCCCGCGGACTTCCGCGGCTAACGCCACGTCCTCCCATGAAACTCCACCCTGACGATCCCCGCATCACCGCCTATGTTCTGGGCGAGCTGACGCCGGAAGATGCTGCGGCCGTGGAAGCCGCCGCGGAGAATGATCCGGCGGTGAAAGCCGCCATCGAAGAAGCCGGCTCATTTGGCGGGATTCTTTCGGATGCCCTTGTCTCCGAAAAGCCGAAGCTGCGCCCCGCACAGCGGCAGGCCATCCTGCTCGCCGCCCGGGAACCGGAGAAAATCACCAATTTGGTGAAGATTCCGGACGCCCGCCCCAACCGCAGGTCATGGATTGTGAGCCTCGCCGCAGCGGCCTTGCTGTTGTTCGCGTTCGTCCTTTTCTCACGGGCACCGGTGTTTTCGCCGAAACTGGCGGATCGAGATGTGACCCGTCCGCCGCGCCCGACGACCGTTCCTTCACCGACCGCCGCCGAAGGGGAGGAGGAATGGAGAACCATCCCGATCAACATCGCGATGCTGCCGGCTCCCGGACCAGTGGATGCCAGCCAGGTCGGGCGTACCTTTGCTGGTGCCGCCGCGCCAGCCTCCACCATTTCCAGGCTGGCCGCCGCACGCGATGAAGCCATCGCCCGGGCCGGTTCGAAGTTCTACGATGAGGCGGCTGACAGCCTGAAGGACAAGCCCGTGCCGGCCGATGATGAACTGCCCCCGCTTTCCCGCCGGGGATCCGTCGCGGCGGCCGCCAGTCCGCAGATGCGACTGCCAATCCGGGCGGGCAGCGCGAGCATGATCTGGGTCACGGAATCGATCCGCAAGGAACACAAGAAGCCACCGGTGAATGCAATCCGGGTTGAGGAAATCCTCAATCACTACCCACTCCGTCCGGCGGGTGCCGCTTCTGTCGCCCAAGGGGTCACGCTTTCCACCGAAGCCCTGCCCTGCCCATGGAAACCTTCGGCCAGCCTTCTTATCATCGCTTTCCGGGGTGCCAATGACGGTGACCGCCAGATCCAGGCGAACTTCAAGGCGGATCCGTCCACGGTCGCACGCTACAGGCTGCTGGGCTATTCGCCCGTGGCCGGCATCCCGGACGGCTCCCTGCCGACCCTGCTTCCCGCGAAGGCCCTCACCTTGGTCGCCATCGAAATCGAGCCCACAGGTTCGTCAACGGACTTCGGGACGGTGGAATGGAGCGTGAACGAGAAACCGGCCCCGCCCATCGCCCTTTCCCGGAAGCCGGATGCGGAGCCGTCCGACGACGCCCGCTTCGCTTCCCTGCTGTGCACCTACGCGCAGTGGCTGGCGGGTGACGACCAGGCGGGGATGATTGACAGCGAGGTCGTCGCCGCGCTGGCCCGTGAAATGGCTTCGGACAATCTACCTCCGGATCGCTATGATCTGCTGAATCTCATCGACCAGACGCTGAATCTCTGAGAGACCCGTCTCCACCGGTGGTAGTCCGCCTGCTTGTGGGTATGTCACGATTCTTCATCATCCTTTCCGCGTTGCTGCTGCCCCTGGCGGGTTGCAAGGAAGCAGCCCCCAAACCCCAGGCGACCGTCGCGTATGATGAACGCGAGGGAAGGAATCTGGAGATGGATGTGTATCTGCCATCCGCTCCCGCCGCCGGACTCCGGCCCGCCGTGCTGCTCGTCCATGGCGGGGGCTGGTCGGCCGGTCATCGCCGGGATTTCTCATGGATCGGCCAATGGCTGGCCACCCGGGGATACGTCGCCTTTTCAACCAGCTACCGGCTCGTGACGAAGGACGGGAACCACTGGCCGGCGCAGTTGGATGACGTGCAGCGGTCGGTCCGTTGGATCCGCGCCCATGCAGCGGACTACCAGATCGACCCCGCCAGGATCGGCGCGCTGGGCGCCTCCGCCGGCGGGCATCTGGTGGCATGCCTCGGAATGCTCGATACACGGGACAACTCGGAGGCCGCACTGGCGGCCCACTCCAGCCGCGTGGCATGTGTGGTGGACCTCTGCGGTCCGACGGATCTCACCGAGGACATGCGGAAGAAGGTTCCCAAGGGCGAGTGGTGCAACGGGATCATTGACGCCCTGTTGGGAAACACGCAGCGTGAAGGTGCCCGCGAAGCCTCGCCCTTATACCTCGTGGACGGAAAATCCGCACCTTTTCTCATTTTCCATGGTTCAAAGGATGACATCGTGCCGATCGATCAATCCGAACGTCTCGAAACAGCGCTCAAAGCCGCCGGAGTGGAGGTCGAACTCGTCACGATGGACAGCGGTCACAACTTTGCCAATGCCACCCAGATCCAGGAATTCATGAAGCGCACCGAAAAGTTCCTGCAAACCCATCTCAAACCCATCTCTCCGTCACCATGAGAGCCCTGCTTTCGTTTCTGCTGCTTTCGCTCCTTCCTGCCGCCGCCGCTCCGCGCAACATCGTACTCATCGTCACCGACGACCAGAGTCCGGACCTCGGCTGTTATGCGAATCCCGTGCTGAAAACACCGGCGCTCGATGCGCTGGCGGTGGATTCCACCCGGTTCACCAATGCCTTCGCCACCACGGCCAGTTGCTCCGCCAGCCGGTCCGTCATCCTTTCCGGCCTGCACAACCATGCCAACGGCCAATACGGATTGGCGCACGGCCCGCACAAGGCGGAGTCGCACCCCAGCGTCGGCGCGGTGTCATTGCCGAACCAGCTCAACCAACTGGGCTACCGCACGGCCGTCGCCGGGAAATACCATGTCGCCCCGCGTTCGGCGTTCGATTTCCAGGAATTCATCCCCGGCGGACGCAACACGGTGAAGATGGCGGAAGACTCCGCCGCGTTCATCACGAAGGACGAGGCGCAGCCCTTCTTCCTCTACTTCTGCCCGGTGGATCCCCACCGCAGCGGAGACTTCGATGAAGCATCCGAGTGGCGGCCGAATCTGTTCGGGAACAAGAAGAACCGTGGCGGATATCCGGGCGTCAACGAGGTGTTCTATGATCCGGCGGAAGTCATCGTCCCTCCCTTCCTGCCTGATGTGCCCTCCGCGCGCGCGGAAATCGCCCAGTATTACCAGTCCATCTCACGCATCGACCAAGGAGTGGCGCGCCTGATCGCCATTCTCAAGGAAGCCGGTCGATGGGAGGACACCCTGATTGTCTACACTTCGGACCACGGGATGCCCTTCCCCGGTGCGAAGACCACCGTCTATGATGCGGGCCTGCGGGTCC comes from the Luteolibacter sp. SL250 genome and includes:
- a CDS encoding dihydrolipoamide acetyltransferase family protein, whose protein sequence is MPTVPILMPQLGESIAEATIIRLGVAVGDAVRTDQEIIEVETNKAVMGVTTLCDGIVSEIRALEGESYSVGTVLGLLEVTEEEIARTGVDTLESLESKRNVNVPTQKGEANLHFALDDDAYEEAPPVVPSVKGLPVPTGVMGAHYISPRMRARMDDMGLREADISAVAGTGNGGRVTVEDLERFLDYLEDWPSSTASPMRLAVADAMRRSWTRPLATVGLPVLLDRVLDHRRAQNPKPGLTLYLLRAFALALTEQPATAGYLIGEKIVHPRSFDIGVAVQVDDGVVVPTVRKVDQLRLSDLIATYDDLVDRARRRRLTEADTRGGIATVTNFGTFGLTSGTPIPLPNETLILGIGAGVKKPVWSNQVEAFLPATQADLFLTFDHRVVDGGGAGFLLNRVAELLQHPEAL
- a CDS encoding redox-sensing transcriptional repressor Rex, which translates into the protein MDQPDKIGKIDIPKKAIYRLSIYNRCLQKLRANGVETVSSTTLARAAGVKPAQLRKDLAYFGQFGTRGLGYPVEILSTIIRETLGREHLQPVILVGAGNLGSALLRYQGFGREGFEVIAAFDTHPDSAVARGVGIPVHPPTELEDFIQKHGVKLSILCVPVESAQSVANRLVAAGIQGILNFSPIVLEVAPDVTVNNVDLALELEHLGYFIR
- a CDS encoding sigma-70 family RNA polymerase sigma factor, with protein sequence MTETREQFVEKALAEFESPLIGYAVTILHDLDRARDVVQDTFIRLCQQEPNKIRESLKTWLFTVCRNRAFDILRKEKRVQPLDEVQWKRVAGPELAPDEQAAHDERISQVMKSLDRLSANQREVILLKFQQGLSYQEIVEVTGLTSGNIGFLIHTGLKRLRESLPADFRG
- a CDS encoding von Willebrand factor type A domain-containing protein, whose amino-acid sequence is MKLHPDDPRITAYVLGELTPEDAAAVEAAAENDPAVKAAIEEAGSFGGILSDALVSEKPKLRPAQRQAILLAAREPEKITNLVKIPDARPNRRSWIVSLAAAALLLFAFVLFSRAPVFSPKLADRDVTRPPRPTTVPSPTAAEGEEEWRTIPINIAMLPAPGPVDASQVGRTFAGAAAPASTISRLAAARDEAIARAGSKFYDEAADSLKDKPVPADDELPPLSRRGSVAAAASPQMRLPIRAGSASMIWVTESIRKEHKKPPVNAIRVEEILNHYPLRPAGAASVAQGVTLSTEALPCPWKPSASLLIIAFRGANDGDRQIQANFKADPSTVARYRLLGYSPVAGIPDGSLPTLLPAKALTLVAIEIEPTGSSTDFGTVEWSVNEKPAPPIALSRKPDAEPSDDARFASLLCTYAQWLAGDDQAGMIDSEVVAALAREMASDNLPPDRYDLLNLIDQTLNL
- a CDS encoding alpha/beta hydrolase, with amino-acid sequence MSRFFIILSALLLPLAGCKEAAPKPQATVAYDEREGRNLEMDVYLPSAPAAGLRPAVLLVHGGGWSAGHRRDFSWIGQWLATRGYVAFSTSYRLVTKDGNHWPAQLDDVQRSVRWIRAHAADYQIDPARIGALGASAGGHLVACLGMLDTRDNSEAALAAHSSRVACVVDLCGPTDLTEDMRKKVPKGEWCNGIIDALLGNTQREGAREASPLYLVDGKSAPFLIFHGSKDDIVPIDQSERLETALKAAGVEVELVTMDSGHNFANATQIQEFMKRTEKFLQTHLKPISPSP
- a CDS encoding sulfatase, with protein sequence MRALLSFLLLSLLPAAAAPRNIVLIVTDDQSPDLGCYANPVLKTPALDALAVDSTRFTNAFATTASCSASRSVILSGLHNHANGQYGLAHGPHKAESHPSVGAVSLPNQLNQLGYRTAVAGKYHVAPRSAFDFQEFIPGGRNTVKMAEDSAAFITKDEAQPFFLYFCPVDPHRSGDFDEASEWRPNLFGNKKNRGGYPGVNEVFYDPAEVIVPPFLPDVPSARAEIAQYYQSISRIDQGVARLIAILKEAGRWEDTLIVYTSDHGMPFPGAKTTVYDAGLRVPFIVRNPYQEKRGSVSKAMITHADITPSLLDFAGGYDTASHGPRKASAVAQTPKHENAGPAFKNYHGRSWLPVLAEENPAGWNHSAASHSWHEVTMYYPMRSWREGRYKLIFNLAHGSPFPFASDLWTTPCWQEAMKKGLDASYGGRTVASYLNRPRFELYDIENDPWEFKNLAGLAEHAEQLESLKAKIKDFQKSTDDPWLLKWDRE